From one Candidatus Acididesulfobacter guangdongensis genomic stretch:
- a CDS encoding RNA polymerase sigma factor RpoD/SigA yields the protein MTDNNNTIFPDEPKTEYQELNNNNIYTQYLKNIHKHPLLTKDEEYELSLKAQNGDKEARDLMIQSNLGLVIQVAKRFLGRGVSFEDLIEEGNIGLMKAVEKFQPSKGFRFSTYATWWIRQAIERAILNSARLIRIPIHISESMFKISKASKNLEKENGYEPNTEDIAEYIGINSDKVEKIYGSIANITSLDYSMSQNEDDQNMSLNNVVKEDEERTSPYEILNKIETINLLNGWLFSLKENERKIITMRYGLNYEKPMTLHQIAGIFNLTKERIRQIESKAMDKLQKMAKESGVLEK from the coding sequence ATGACAGACAATAACAATACAATATTTCCTGATGAGCCCAAAACTGAATATCAGGAACTTAATAATAATAATATTTATACCCAATATCTTAAAAATATTCATAAACATCCGCTTTTAACTAAAGACGAGGAATATGAGCTCAGTTTAAAAGCTCAGAACGGCGATAAAGAAGCAAGAGATTTAATGATACAGTCAAACCTAGGATTAGTAATTCAGGTTGCGAAAAGATTTCTTGGAAGAGGTGTTTCTTTTGAAGACTTAATAGAAGAAGGAAATATCGGACTTATGAAAGCGGTTGAGAAATTTCAGCCGTCTAAAGGATTTAGATTTTCGACTTACGCCACTTGGTGGATAAGGCAGGCTATAGAAAGGGCAATATTAAATTCTGCGCGTCTCATCAGGATTCCGATACATATTTCCGAAAGTATGTTTAAAATTTCAAAAGCCTCAAAAAATTTAGAAAAAGAAAACGGCTATGAACCGAATACCGAAGATATTGCAGAATATATAGGCATTAATTCCGATAAAGTTGAAAAAATTTACGGGTCTATTGCCAACATAACATCATTAGACTATTCAATGTCGCAGAATGAAGACGACCAGAACATGTCTTTAAACAATGTCGTCAAAGAAGACGAGGAACGTACATCGCCTTATGAAATATTAAATAAAATTGAAACTATAAATTTATTAAACGGCTGGCTTTTTTCATTAAAAGAAAACGAAAGAAAAATTATTACGATGAGATACGGATTGAATTATGAAAAACCTATGACATTACATCAAATTGCCGGTATTTTTAATCTTACTAAAGAAAGAATAAGACAGATTGAATCAAAAGCTATGGATAAATTGCAAAAAATGGCTAAAGAATCAGGCGTGTTGGAAAAATAG
- a CDS encoding protein-L-isoaspartate(D-aspartate) O-methyltransferase yields MANYKNLIEKMINSYIISKGICDADIISAIRSIPRHIFVEESFSELSYSDAPLPIGHKQTISGIYTAALMTSVLELNKNHKVLEIGTGSGYQTAILSNLASEVYTIERIRELSLKSRTILEGLNRKNITFIIGDGSIGFKEYAPYDRIIITACSPEIPKPLIDQLKDGGVMVMPLEIDRQQNIYVIRKNSGKIEKKIIAPANFVKLIGKSGFAG; encoded by the coding sequence ATGGCAAATTATAAAAATTTGATTGAAAAAATGATTAATTCATATATTATATCTAAAGGTATCTGTGATGCCGATATTATAAGCGCAATAAGGTCTATTCCGCGTCATATCTTTGTTGAAGAATCTTTTAGCGAATTGAGCTATAGCGATGCTCCTCTGCCGATAGGACATAAACAGACAATATCGGGAATATATACGGCTGCATTGATGACTTCGGTCCTTGAACTCAATAAAAATCATAAAGTATTAGAAATAGGAACAGGCTCCGGTTATCAGACTGCAATCCTTTCAAATCTGGCATCGGAAGTTTATACTATAGAAAGAATCAGGGAGCTGTCTTTAAAATCGCGGACAATCCTTGAAGGCTTAAATCGCAAAAATATAACATTTATAATCGGCGACGGTTCCATAGGTTTTAAGGAATATGCCCCTTATGACCGAATTATTATTACCGCATGTTCTCCTGAAATACCAAAACCGCTGATAGACCAGCTGAAAGACGGAGGCGTTATGGTAATGCCGCTTGAAATAGACCGCCAGCAGAATATTTATGTAATCAGGAAAAATAGCGGAAAGATAGAAAAAAAAATTATAGCGCCGGCAAATTTTGTAAAACTTATAGGTAAATCAGGTTTTGCAGGCTGA
- the surE gene encoding 5'/3'-nucleotidase SurE translates to MNILISNDDGVFASGINILLDEFKSSGKNFNTVVVAPDRERSGSSHSLTLDRPLRVHEIKSGIYSVDGTPTDAVNIGVNSILKYKPDLIISGINYGGNICDDVTYSGTVSAAMEGAIMGIKSIAVSLVVNKGGGYLLKDPALEDDLELSFRKAAKFTVSLANIVAAIELPKFTFLNVNIPQTIIKSPDFEYKITRQGKRYFEDFVVEKEDPRGRKYYWIGGKNIKFEDIENSDYEAVHAGFISITPIQIDLTNYNAIEKFKNIDFSFKD, encoded by the coding sequence ATGAATATTCTGATTTCAAACGATGACGGAGTTTTTGCATCAGGAATAAATATATTGCTGGATGAATTTAAATCTTCCGGAAAAAATTTTAATACCGTCGTTGTAGCTCCGGATAGGGAAAGAAGCGGCAGTTCGCATTCTCTGACCCTTGACAGACCGCTGAGAGTTCATGAGATTAAATCAGGAATTTATTCAGTCGACGGTACTCCAACCGATGCCGTAAATATCGGCGTTAATTCAATATTGAAATATAAACCCGACCTTATTATTTCCGGCATAAATTACGGCGGAAATATTTGCGACGATGTAACATATTCCGGTACGGTTTCCGCCGCTATGGAAGGCGCTATAATGGGCATAAAATCAATAGCTGTTTCCTTAGTCGTAAATAAAGGCGGCGGCTATCTGCTTAAAGACCCTGCTTTAGAAGACGACCTTGAACTTTCTTTCAGAAAAGCTGCAAAATTTACAGTCAGTCTTGCCAACATAGTTGCAGCAATAGAACTTCCTAAATTTACTTTTTTGAATGTTAATATTCCGCAGACAATTATCAAATCACCGGATTTTGAATATAAAATTACAAGGCAGGGCAAAAGATACTTTGAAGATTTCGTTGTAGAAAAAGAAGACCCGCGCGGCAGGAAATATTACTGGATAGGCGGTAAAAATATAAAATTTGAAGATATTGAAAACAGTGATTACGAAGCAGTTCATGCAGGTTTTATTTCTATAACGCCGATTCAGATTGATCTGACGAATTATAACGCTATCGAAAAGTTTAAAAATATAGATTTTTCATTTAAAGATTAA
- a CDS encoding MerR family transcriptional regulator, which produces MDWKDEKEKVYYKIGEVADILKVGTYVIRYWETEFKFIKPLKLNSSHRLYSKKEIEKLLVIKDLLYDKKFTIKGARNALKSGFYKLTETNADAANNDADTSKCPNSVVSRNNQAAIDCVPFDSAENNSSSSCNIGPDITDIIDIKDTEDRNKNQIVYADCNGKASGCAENSGRINVSEIIEELKIIKNILFQNIHK; this is translated from the coding sequence ATGGATTGGAAGGATGAAAAGGAAAAAGTTTATTATAAAATTGGAGAAGTAGCCGATATTTTAAAGGTCGGAACTTATGTCATAAGATATTGGGAAACGGAATTTAAATTTATTAAGCCTTTAAAATTAAACAGTTCTCATAGACTATATTCTAAAAAAGAGATAGAGAAACTTTTAGTCATTAAAGATTTGCTTTATGATAAAAAATTTACTATCAAAGGCGCCAGGAATGCTTTAAAATCCGGTTTTTATAAATTAACCGAAACTAATGCCGATGCCGCTAATAATGACGCAGATACTTCAAAATGTCCGAATAGCGTTGTATCGCGGAATAATCAGGCGGCAATAGATTGCGTACCGTTTGACAGTGCGGAAAATAATAGCAGCAGCAGCTGCAATATCGGTCCGGATATTACAGATATTATAGACATCAAAGATACCGAAGACAGAAATAAAAATCAAATTGTTTATGCTGATTGCAACGGTAAAGCGAGCGGCTGTGCTGAAAATTCAGGACGCATAAACGTAAGTGAAATTATTGAAGAGTTGAAAATAATCAAAAATATTTTATTCCAAAATATCCATAAATAA
- a CDS encoding integration host factor subunit alpha, which produces MSLTKSEISSKVHEKVGIPHNDSLKYVNSFFEMVKSEAERTGLLKFSGFGNFAVKEKTKRKGRNPQNGEVMYISERKVLKFKPSNVLKNKVNRQNGLEG; this is translated from the coding sequence ATGTCTTTAACAAAATCAGAAATTTCTTCAAAAGTTCATGAAAAGGTTGGAATTCCTCATAACGATTCGCTTAAATATGTAAATTCTTTTTTTGAAATGGTTAAATCTGAAGCCGAAAGAACCGGATTGCTAAAATTTTCCGGATTCGGAAATTTTGCGGTAAAAGAAAAGACTAAAAGAAAAGGGAGGAATCCTCAAAATGGGGAGGTAATGTATATAAGCGAAAGAAAAGTTCTCAAGTTCAAACCTTCTAATGTATTAAAAAATAAAGTAAATAGACAAAATGGATTGGAAGGATGA
- a CDS encoding 50S ribosomal protein L20: MPRVKRGISVRKRHKKVLKQAKGYYGARHRLFKTAQEAVDKALKYSYRDRKVKKRQFRALWIVRINSECRKNGISYSVFMNMLKKNDILLNRKVLSELALSDPAGFSEIVKTAAAQSR; encoded by the coding sequence ATGCCGAGAGTTAAAAGAGGAATTTCCGTTAGAAAAAGACATAAAAAAGTATTGAAACAGGCTAAAGGCTACTATGGCGCAAGGCACAGACTTTTTAAAACTGCTCAGGAGGCAGTCGATAAAGCTTTAAAATATTCATACAGGGATAGGAAAGTTAAAAAAAGACAATTTAGAGCGCTATGGATTGTGCGTATTAATTCCGAATGCAGAAAAAATGGGATATCTTATTCCGTTTTTATGAATATGCTGAAGAAAAATGATATATTGTTAAATAGAAAGGTTTTATCGGAACTTGCTTTGTCTGATCCTGCAGGGTTTTCAGAAATTGTTAAAACCGCAGCCGCACAATCAAGATAA
- the rpmI gene encoding 50S ribosomal protein L35 produces the protein MKKIKIKTSKGAKKRFKITGTGKVMHYKAGKSHILTSKAHKRKKRLAKQGVVNAVDSLNIKKLIPYL, from the coding sequence ATGAAAAAAATAAAGATTAAAACCAGCAAGGGAGCAAAAAAAAGATTTAAAATTACCGGTACCGGTAAAGTGATGCACTATAAAGCCGGCAAAAGCCACATATTGACATCAAAGGCGCATAAAAGAAAAAAAAGATTGGCTAAGCAAGGGGTCGTAAACGCAGTCGATTCTTTGAATATAAAGAAGTTAATACCTTATTTATAA
- a CDS encoding translation initiation factor IF-3, translating into MQKKFDINEEIKAKEVRVVNDEGGQLGIIGLADAIKLAREKSLDLVEVSKNSTPPVCRIMDYGKFKYEQNKKDQLAKKKQVIIHTKEIKFRPNTDDHDYNFKLKNIISFLKEGNKVKLTIAFKGREIIHTDLGVKVLQRVVEDIKDIGSPESPIKPDAKRTFSTIVAPLKSTPRTQTKPQD; encoded by the coding sequence ATCCAAAAAAAATTCGATATCAATGAAGAAATTAAAGCTAAAGAAGTCCGCGTAGTCAATGATGAGGGCGGACAATTAGGTATAATCGGTTTAGCGGACGCCATTAAACTTGCCAGAGAAAAATCTTTAGACCTGGTTGAAGTTTCAAAAAATTCCACGCCTCCGGTTTGCCGTATAATGGATTATGGAAAATTCAAATACGAGCAGAACAAAAAGGACCAGCTGGCAAAGAAGAAACAGGTTATTATACATACTAAAGAAATAAAATTCAGACCTAATACCGATGACCACGATTATAATTTTAAATTAAAAAATATTATTTCTTTTCTTAAAGAAGGAAATAAAGTTAAGCTGACCATTGCTTTCAAGGGCAGAGAGATAATTCATACTGACCTTGGCGTGAAGGTGCTGCAGAGGGTTGTTGAAGATATTAAAGACATAGGATCGCCTGAATCTCCAATTAAGCCCGATGCAAAAAGAACATTCAGCACGATAGTCGCTCCGTTGAAGAGTACGCCGCGTACTCAGACAAAGCCGCAAGACTGA
- the bamD gene encoding outer membrane protein assembly factor BamD, with product MKKLKIVFLFAIFVSIISFSFMLSGCASKNTKKILPPQVYYKKALYEAKNKNYSAAAKNFKSLITNYPSYRNTRKAELKLGDVYYFAGKYIEAGGAYTDFLVLHPRSKEAPFAMFYIGMSHYKRIMGVGRSQNQAKKAKAEFEKLISKYPYSKFSKEALKLIKIINIHLSKNTFFTGLYYFNAGMWKQAAYMFKIVLKQYRGYPIIPKDLYYIYICYKNLNNKTEADKYKEILQTNFSGSLYTKRIA from the coding sequence ATGAAAAAGTTAAAAATTGTATTTCTCTTTGCTATATTCGTTTCTATTATTTCTTTTTCTTTTATGCTTTCGGGATGTGCTTCTAAAAATACCAAAAAGATATTGCCTCCGCAGGTTTATTATAAAAAAGCTCTATATGAAGCAAAAAATAAAAATTATTCCGCCGCTGCAAAAAATTTTAAATCTCTTATAACCAACTATCCGTCATATCGCAATACAAGAAAGGCTGAATTAAAATTGGGCGATGTTTATTACTTTGCGGGGAAATATATTGAAGCCGGAGGAGCGTATACCGATTTTTTAGTTCTTCATCCCCGTTCCAAAGAAGCCCCTTTCGCAATGTTTTATATAGGGATGTCGCATTATAAAAGGATTATGGGGGTCGGAAGGTCTCAAAATCAGGCAAAAAAAGCCAAAGCTGAATTTGAAAAACTTATTTCTAAATATCCTTACAGCAAATTTTCAAAAGAAGCACTAAAACTGATAAAAATTATAAATATACATCTTTCAAAAAATACGTTTTTTACCGGATTATACTACTTTAATGCCGGAATGTGGAAACAGGCGGCTTATATGTTTAAAATTGTTTTAAAACAATATAGAGGATATCCTATAATTCCTAAAGATTTATACTATATTTATATATGCTATAAGAATTTAAATAATAAAACAGAAGCCGATAAATACAAGGAAATTCTGCAGACCAATTTTTCAGGAAGTTTATATACAAAAAGAATAGCATGA
- the alaS gene encoding alanine--tRNA ligase — translation MKYLLSNELRELFIAYFKEKGHKHIPSSSLIPAGDDSIMFTNAGMVQFKDYFTGISKPSFNRAVTAQKCMRAGGKHNDLENVGKTTRHHTFFEMLGNFSFGDYFKNEAISFAWDFLINELEMDAEKLYITVHKKDEEGYLIWKDKIKIDEKKIYKLDDDTNLWQMGDVGPCGYSSEIFFDTGFSEWGHTECDVTCDCGRYLEVWNLVFMQFERDTNGKLSNLPKPSIDTGMGLERMARVLQNVKSNYDSDVFMPYISEIENITGIKYQDGNNLYDTAARVISDHIRTSVFLSSESIFPSNEGRGYVFRRILRRLFRYALKLNLNISNLVYIGNTVVLTMAAFYPEIRESFGIFEKIISDEFERFKGTLNSGTKLLEDEINRLKTEKIKTINGDFVFKLYDTYGFPVDLAIDAASENNLNVDLAGFEKLMQNQKNYSKQKKGKIDFTGLDLNLNPTVFVGYNKLEEEAEIIGFLDEEVNLLSNPENNATGFIISDKTPFYAESGGQDGDKGIIEWQTGYFKVDKTIKTKSGVFLHHGRITDSTGLETGAAGSGNAGNYLHRKAFFKVDAKLRRMTESNHSATHLLHAALREVLGSTSSQQGSYVDSEKLRFDFNYSKPLTDEEIRKIEIIVNDFIFSNYAVEVEETEMETALHSGALHFFDEKYGDKVRIVNIGGVSKEFCGGTHIKSTGSIGFFKIISESSVASGIRRIEAVTGYNYLNTVYIQEDNLNNIIVLLNSNKADIYNKIIKLYYDYEFIEKENKELKHSNFMLKAGELCKEFKKIGNYSYLIKKLDSFTPDELKELANMIKSKYSSGAGVNVNDSNSSNFIIILGSFYQNEKIIYIAVTEGSIDAAKIIKLISEELDGKGGGKKDFAQGGTSNLSKYEEFEADAESIIKNYLK, via the coding sequence ATGAAATATTTACTTTCTAACGAACTGCGGGAATTATTCATTGCTTATTTCAAAGAAAAAGGACATAAACATATTCCGAGTTCGTCTTTAATTCCTGCAGGCGATGATTCAATAATGTTTACCAACGCCGGCATGGTGCAGTTTAAGGATTATTTTACTGGGATTTCCAAACCGTCTTTCAACAGAGCCGTAACTGCTCAAAAATGTATGCGCGCAGGCGGTAAGCATAACGACCTTGAAAATGTAGGGAAAACCACAAGACACCACACTTTTTTTGAGATGCTCGGCAATTTTTCATTCGGAGATTATTTTAAAAATGAAGCAATCAGCTTTGCGTGGGATTTTCTCATTAACGAACTTGAGATGGATGCCGAAAAACTTTATATAACCGTTCATAAAAAAGACGAAGAAGGGTATTTGATATGGAAAGATAAAATAAAGATTGACGAAAAAAAAATATATAAATTGGACGATGATACTAATTTATGGCAGATGGGAGATGTCGGTCCGTGCGGCTATTCAAGCGAAATTTTTTTTGATACGGGATTTTCCGAATGGGGGCATACAGAGTGCGACGTGACCTGCGATTGCGGGAGGTATTTAGAAGTATGGAATTTAGTATTTATGCAGTTTGAAAGAGATACCAACGGAAAACTTTCAAATTTGCCGAAACCTTCAATAGACACAGGTATGGGACTTGAAAGAATGGCAAGAGTCCTCCAGAATGTTAAATCAAATTATGACTCCGATGTTTTTATGCCATATATTAGTGAAATTGAAAATATAACCGGAATAAAATATCAGGACGGAAACAATCTTTATGACACGGCGGCGAGGGTTATAAGCGATCATATAAGAACTTCCGTTTTTCTTTCCTCCGAGTCAATTTTTCCGTCTAATGAAGGAAGAGGATATGTTTTCAGGAGAATATTGAGAAGACTGTTCAGATACGCTTTGAAATTAAATCTTAATATCAGCAATTTAGTTTATATCGGCAATACCGTAGTATTAACGATGGCTGCTTTTTATCCGGAAATCAGGGAAAGTTTCGGTATATTTGAAAAGATTATATCAGACGAATTTGAACGTTTTAAAGGAACTTTGAATTCAGGCACAAAATTGCTTGAAGATGAAATCAACCGCCTTAAAACTGAAAAAATAAAAACAATAAACGGCGATTTTGTTTTTAAACTGTACGATACCTACGGTTTTCCGGTTGACCTGGCTATAGATGCGGCTTCCGAAAATAATTTAAACGTTGATCTGGCAGGTTTTGAAAAATTAATGCAAAATCAAAAAAATTATTCAAAGCAGAAAAAGGGTAAAATAGATTTTACGGGTCTGGATTTAAATTTAAATCCAACCGTGTTTGTCGGTTACAATAAACTTGAAGAAGAAGCAGAAATAATCGGTTTTTTAGACGAAGAGGTCAATTTATTAAGTAATCCTGAAAATAACGCGACCGGATTTATAATTTCCGATAAAACTCCTTTTTATGCCGAAAGCGGCGGACAGGACGGAGATAAAGGGATAATAGAATGGCAGACAGGATATTTTAAAGTTGACAAGACGATTAAAACAAAATCAGGCGTATTTTTGCATCACGGCAGGATAACCGACAGCACCGGATTGGAAACAGGAGCGGCAGGCAGCGGCAATGCCGGTAATTACTTACACCGCAAGGCATTCTTTAAAGTAGACGCAAAATTACGGCGAATGACCGAGTCAAATCACAGCGCTACCCATCTTTTGCACGCAGCTTTAAGAGAGGTTCTCGGAAGCACATCTTCGCAGCAGGGTTCTTATGTGGATTCCGAAAAATTAAGATTTGATTTTAATTATTCTAAACCTTTAACAGATGAAGAAATCCGCAAAATAGAAATTATAGTTAATGATTTTATATTTTCTAATTATGCGGTAGAGGTTGAAGAAACTGAAATGGAAACAGCTCTGCATTCAGGCGCGCTGCATTTTTTTGACGAAAAATACGGGGATAAAGTAAGAATTGTCAATATAGGGGGCGTTTCAAAAGAATTTTGCGGAGGAACTCATATTAAAAGCACCGGTTCGATAGGTTTTTTTAAAATAATATCTGAATCTTCCGTTGCTTCAGGAATTAGAAGAATAGAAGCCGTTACAGGATATAATTATCTTAATACGGTATATATTCAAGAAGATAATTTGAACAATATAATAGTCCTTTTAAATTCAAACAAAGCCGATATTTATAATAAAATAATAAAGCTTTATTATGATTATGAGTTTATAGAAAAAGAAAATAAAGAGCTTAAGCATAGCAATTTTATGCTTAAAGCGGGTGAATTATGCAAAGAATTTAAGAAAATAGGAAATTATTCATATCTAATAAAAAAATTAGACAGTTTTACTCCTGATGAACTTAAAGAGCTTGCAAATATGATAAAATCAAAATATAGTTCAGGTGCGGGCGTCAATGTCAACGATTCTAATAGTAGTAATTTTATTATCATATTAGGTTCATTTTATCAAAACGAAAAAATAATTTATATTGCGGTTACCGAGGGTTCCATAGACGCTGCTAAAATAATAAAATTAATATCGGAAGAGCTTGACGGAAAAGGCGGAGGCAAAAAAGATTTTGCCCAGGGCGGCACTTCTAATCTATCTAAATACGAGGAATTTGAAGCAGATGCCGAGAGCATTATAAAAAATTATTTGAAATAA
- a CDS encoding regulatory protein RecX, which yields MGNKMKVLKSNTEKLPMDYALKLLAIKSYSESSMAQKLIKKGFSTSSISQTIKKLKDLNYINDESYGENMIRIGKLKMVGKMKLAYQMHTKGINSSLINNLLESLYTSEEEKQIAEKALEKKKPALIKYKEDKIIYKKKLYDFLQRRGFSSDAVEDIINGKF from the coding sequence ATGGGAAACAAAATGAAAGTACTGAAAAGCAATACTGAAAAGCTTCCTATGGATTATGCTTTAAAACTTCTGGCAATTAAATCATATTCAGAAAGTTCAATGGCTCAAAAATTAATTAAGAAAGGATTTTCTACTTCATCTATAAGCCAAACTATAAAAAAGCTGAAGGATTTAAATTATATAAATGATGAAAGCTACGGCGAAAATATGATAAGAATCGGCAAATTGAAAATGGTGGGTAAAATGAAATTAGCCTATCAGATGCATACTAAAGGAATAAACAGTTCGCTGATAAATAATCTTTTAGAAAGCCTCTATACTTCGGAAGAAGAAAAGCAGATTGCCGAAAAAGCCCTTGAAAAAAAGAAACCTGCTCTAATAAAATATAAAGAAGACAAAATAATATATAAAAAAAAACTGTATGATTTTTTGCAGAGGAGAGGTTTTTCTTCAGACGCGGTTGAAGATATAATAAATGGGAAATTCTGA
- a CDS encoding type IV pilus twitching motility protein PilT: protein METDNINNITDINNTNHISNTNNTDDINGAQRNIALEQQKQSLTFIEKILTFSVNKKASDVHLKVNSAPIFRINGELVVQPDFGVLSKEIIDKIAFSMIDKYQMKVFQENKDVDLAYSLADVGRFRVNIFSQRNSLSIAMRYIPFSVPSIDTLSLPPIVKSVALKERGLILVTGITGSGKSTTLASMINYINANKSVHIITIEDPIEYLHKDIKSIVNQREIGMDVYSFSHGLREALRQDPDVVLVGEMRDLETIETAITAAETGHLVMSTLHTLDAQETINRIIAVFPPYQQKQIRIQLSSVITAVISQRLIQKADKQGRLPAAEILIGTETIKDCILNEDKTSGIRDYIKAGNTQYGMQTFDQSLYGFYKNNLITYEDALAESTSPNDLALLISGVDSASGSGSSNQSIWETK from the coding sequence ATGGAAACCGATAATATAAACAATATAACTGATATAAATAATACAAATCATATAAGCAATACGAATAATACAGATGATATTAACGGCGCTCAGCGCAATATTGCTTTAGAACAGCAGAAACAATCTCTTACATTTATTGAGAAAATTCTGACATTTTCAGTGAATAAAAAAGCTTCCGATGTTCATTTGAAAGTTAATTCCGCTCCTATTTTCAGAATTAACGGAGAATTGGTTGTTCAACCGGATTTCGGGGTGCTTTCAAAGGAAATTATAGATAAGATTGCTTTCAGTATGATAGATAAGTATCAGATGAAAGTTTTTCAAGAAAATAAAGACGTTGACCTTGCATATAGTCTTGCCGATGTCGGCAGATTCAGGGTAAATATTTTTTCTCAGAGAAACAGTTTAAGTATAGCCATGAGATATATACCGTTCAGCGTACCTTCCATTGATACGCTGAGTTTGCCTCCTATTGTCAAATCGGTTGCGTTAAAAGAAAGAGGTCTAATTTTAGTAACAGGTATCACCGGAAGCGGAAAATCCACGACGCTTGCTTCAATGATAAATTATATTAATGCTAATAAGTCGGTTCATATAATCACCATAGAAGACCCGATAGAATATCTTCACAAAGATATTAAATCCATAGTAAACCAGCGTGAAATAGGTATGGACGTGTATTCATTTTCTCATGGACTCAGGGAAGCGTTAAGACAGGATCCGGATGTTGTTCTTGTAGGAGAAATGCGGGATCTTGAAACTATAGAAACCGCAATTACCGCTGCCGAAACAGGACATCTCGTTATGAGCACATTACATACGTTAGATGCTCAGGAAACTATTAATAGAATTATAGCCGTTTTTCCTCCTTACCAGCAAAAGCAGATAAGAATACAATTAAGCAGTGTTATTACGGCTGTCATATCCCAGCGCCTTATCCAAAAAGCAGATAAGCAAGGCAGACTTCCCGCCGCAGAGATATTAATAGGCACTGAAACGATAAAGGATTGCATACTGAATGAAGACAAGACTTCAGGTATCAGGGATTATATAAAAGCAGGAAATACGCAATATGGTATGCAGACATTTGACCAGTCATTATACGGTTTTTATAAAAACAATCTTATTACTTACGAGGATGCATTAGCCGAATCGACCAGTCCTAACGATCTGGCTCTGCTTATATCCGGCGTGGACTCTGCTTCCGGTTCCGGGTCTTCAAACCAGTCCATATGGGAAACAAAATGA